A region from the Mucilaginibacter sp. CSA2-8R genome encodes:
- a CDS encoding glycosyltransferase — MSSNALIQNKDIIIVGQQPWDTEIGSNCKNIALELSKHNRVLYINSPLDRITLLRHKDSPNVKTRLEVIKGKTNGLIHLQKNLWTYYPDEIIESINWMKHNAVYTFLNKVNNKRFARSIKKAVKQLGFKDYVLFNDNDMFRCFYLKEMLQPALSIYYSRDFMLAVDYWKTHGTTMEPELIAKSDICVANSTYLANYCKQYNANSFYVGQGCDLDTFTGYNQQKPAPLDIAYIPKPIVGYVGALQSIRLDMDIIRNLAKQRPHINIVLVGPEDGEFQKSDLHRMPNVHFLGAKNTDLLPAYISAFDVCINPQIVNQVTIGNYPRKIDEYLAMGKPTLATRTEAMSTFASHVYLGDTKEDYVRLVDKALSENSERLQHERIKFAATHTWTNNVAEIYSAIKKVLPTYA; from the coding sequence ATGAGCAGCAACGCTTTAATCCAAAATAAAGACATCATTATTGTTGGGCAGCAACCCTGGGATACCGAAATTGGCAGTAACTGTAAAAACATTGCCTTGGAGCTTAGCAAGCACAACAGAGTACTGTATATAAACTCGCCGCTAGACCGTATTACCCTGCTGCGCCATAAAGACTCACCTAATGTAAAAACAAGGCTTGAGGTAATTAAGGGCAAAACCAACGGTTTGATACACCTGCAAAAAAACCTGTGGACTTATTACCCAGACGAGATTATTGAATCTATTAACTGGATGAAGCATAACGCTGTTTACACTTTTTTAAACAAAGTGAACAATAAGCGCTTTGCCCGTTCTATTAAAAAAGCGGTTAAACAATTGGGCTTTAAAGACTATGTATTGTTTAACGACAATGATATGTTCAGGTGCTTTTATTTGAAGGAGATGCTACAACCTGCACTCAGCATTTACTATTCCCGAGATTTTATGCTGGCTGTAGATTACTGGAAAACGCATGGCACCACAATGGAACCCGAACTGATTGCCAAAAGCGATATCTGTGTAGCTAACTCTACTTACCTGGCTAATTATTGCAAACAATATAATGCCAACTCTTTTTATGTAGGCCAGGGTTGTGACCTAGATACGTTTACCGGCTACAATCAGCAAAAGCCGGCACCGCTGGATATTGCCTACATACCTAAGCCCATTGTAGGCTATGTTGGGGCACTGCAAAGCATCAGGCTGGATATGGACATTATTAGAAATTTAGCTAAGCAGCGCCCGCATATCAATATCGTGTTGGTTGGTCCTGAGGATGGCGAATTTCAAAAAAGTGATTTGCACCGGATGCCTAATGTCCATTTTTTAGGCGCTAAAAACACCGACTTATTACCAGCTTACATCAGCGCCTTTGATGTTTGCATCAACCCGCAAATTGTTAACCAAGTAACCATTGGCAATTATCCGCGCAAAATTGATGAGTATTTAGCTATGGGTAAACCTACCCTGGCTACCCGCACCGAAGCAATGAGCACCTTTGCCAGCCATGTTTATTTGGGAGATACCAAAGAGGATTATGTTAGGCTGGTTGATAAAGCACTATCTGAAAACAGCGAACGCCTGCAACACGAGCGCATTAAGTTTGCCGCTACCCACACCTGGACAAATAATGTAGCCGAAATTTATTCGGCTATTAAAAAAGTACTTCCCACGTATGCTTAA
- a CDS encoding acyltransferase yields the protein MSFKDQIKNNPSLKKTVHRMLIPKGGAAPRLWVKLFLNPFLHKRGRGSTIRSRTRIDVLPFNRFELGTNSTIEDFCTINNGVGDVIIGNNSLVGMSNVIIGPVTIGNDVILAQNIVVSALNHEYRDVSQPIHAQKILTAPIIIEDECWIAANAVITSGVTVGKHSVVAANAVVTKSVPPYSVVAGNPAKVIKKYDFDLKDWVTVKLVAFT from the coding sequence ATGTCGTTCAAAGATCAGATCAAAAATAATCCTTCATTAAAAAAGACGGTCCATCGTATGCTTATTCCCAAAGGTGGCGCTGCACCGCGGCTGTGGGTAAAGCTTTTCCTCAACCCGTTTTTACACAAACGCGGTAGAGGTTCAACCATCCGCAGCCGTACACGCATTGATGTACTGCCCTTTAACCGTTTTGAGTTGGGCACAAATTCAACTATTGAAGATTTTTGCACCATCAACAATGGTGTAGGCGATGTAATTATCGGCAACAACAGTTTGGTAGGTATGAGCAATGTAATTATCGGGCCAGTAACTATTGGTAATGATGTTATACTAGCACAAAATATTGTAGTTAGCGCCCTTAATCACGAATACCGTGATGTAAGCCAGCCTATACATGCTCAAAAAATATTAACTGCGCCTATTATTATCGAAGATGAATGCTGGATAGCGGCCAATGCGGTAATCACATCGGGCGTAACCGTGGGGAAGCATAGTGTTGTGGCAGCCAATGCCGTAGTTACTAAAAGTGTACCGCCGTACTCGGTTGTGGCAGGCAACCCCGCTAAGGTTATTAAAAAATATGATTTTGATTTAAAGGATTGGGTAACGGTTAAATTAGTAGCATTTACTTAA
- a CDS encoding glycosyltransferase family 2 protein, whose protein sequence is MKKVSLITVNYNQNQVTEQLLASIASTNTYPAIQIIVVDNASKQNPVPQWQTQYPNVTFIRSDVNLGFAGGNNLGITAASGHYLFFINNDTEFTPGLVETLVAVLDKHPKVGMVSPKIRYFDQPHLLQYAGFTPMNYYTMRNRCIGQFEQDQGQYDHTTGPTGYVHGAAMMVRRQAMDQAGLMAENFFLYYEEMDWNDHIKRAGYEIWLEPKALIYHKESVSVGKMSGLKEYFMNRNRILFIRRNAPSAFTIMVFYLYFLSVVTPRNLLSYARQGHKGFAGLLFKAIRWNFTNSKTSTHLGYPFN, encoded by the coding sequence ATGAAAAAGGTATCGCTCATTACGGTTAACTACAATCAAAATCAGGTCACTGAGCAGTTGCTGGCCTCTATTGCGTCAACAAATACCTATCCGGCTATTCAGATCATTGTGGTGGATAATGCCAGTAAGCAAAACCCGGTACCGCAGTGGCAAACCCAATACCCTAACGTGACCTTTATACGCTCGGATGTCAATCTGGGTTTTGCAGGCGGAAACAATTTAGGTATCACCGCCGCTTCAGGCCACTACCTGTTCTTTATCAACAACGATACCGAGTTTACCCCGGGACTGGTAGAAACCCTGGTGGCGGTTTTAGACAAGCATCCCAAGGTGGGCATGGTATCACCTAAAATACGCTACTTCGATCAGCCCCACCTGCTGCAGTATGCCGGCTTTACCCCCATGAACTACTATACCATGCGCAACCGCTGCATCGGTCAGTTTGAGCAGGATCAAGGCCAGTACGATCATACCACCGGCCCTACCGGCTATGTGCATGGCGCTGCCATGATGGTGCGGCGCCAGGCCATGGATCAAGCAGGCCTGATGGCAGAAAACTTCTTTTTGTATTACGAAGAGATGGACTGGAACGACCACATCAAGCGTGCCGGCTACGAAATATGGCTCGAGCCCAAAGCCCTGATCTATCATAAAGAATCAGTTTCGGTAGGTAAGATGAGCGGACTTAAGGAGTACTTTATGAACCGTAACCGTATTTTGTTTATCCGGCGTAATGCTCCTTCTGCCTTTACTATTATGGTGTTTTACCTGTATTTTTTATCGGTAGTTACCCCCCGCAATCTGCTCAGTTATGCCCGGCAGGGCCACAAAGGATTTGCAGGCCTGTTGTTTAAGGCCATCAGGTGGAACTTTACCAACAGCAAAACCAGCACTCACTTAGGATACCCCTTTAATTAA
- a CDS encoding glycosyltransferase family 2 protein yields the protein MEILFWLSLFIVFYAFAGYGILLFALVKLKRMLKGKPIVPAISEATLPACSLVIAAYNEEGFITQKIANTLQLQYPEGKLELIFVTDGSSDRTPELVAAYPQIRLLHSPERRGKIAAVHRAMDTVTTEVVVFTDANTFLNPDALLNICRHYADAKVGAVAGEKRVMVEATADATAGEGFYWKYESKLKAWDSELYSVVGAAGELFSIRTGLYQPVSPNAILDDFMISLLVAQKGYRVVYEPEAYASETSSANVKEELKRKIRIAAGGLQSIVWLKSLLNPLVQPLLSFQYISHRVLRWTVVPFLMILALILNAVIVLQGHASLVYQVLLATQVVFYTAALTGWLLERREIKVKALFIPYYFCMMNYAVIRGIFRYLAGTQSAAWDKAIRKHDGQNHPSIIQ from the coding sequence ATGGAAATATTATTTTGGCTTAGCCTGTTTATTGTTTTTTACGCTTTTGCCGGTTACGGCATTTTGCTGTTTGCACTGGTTAAGCTCAAGCGTATGTTAAAGGGAAAGCCCATAGTTCCGGCTATTAGCGAGGCCACCCTCCCCGCTTGCAGCCTGGTGATTGCCGCTTACAATGAGGAAGGGTTTATTACCCAAAAGATTGCAAACACGCTGCAACTGCAATACCCCGAGGGCAAGCTCGAACTGATTTTTGTTACCGACGGCTCATCCGACCGTACCCCCGAGCTGGTGGCTGCTTATCCGCAGATCCGGCTGCTGCACTCGCCCGAGCGCCGGGGCAAGATCGCAGCCGTTCACCGTGCCATGGACACAGTGACCACCGAGGTAGTCGTGTTTACCGATGCCAACACCTTCCTCAACCCGGATGCCCTGCTCAACATCTGCCGCCATTATGCCGATGCTAAGGTGGGTGCCGTAGCAGGCGAAAAGCGGGTCATGGTAGAGGCTACAGCTGATGCTACCGCCGGCGAGGGCTTTTACTGGAAATACGAGTCGAAACTTAAAGCCTGGGATTCGGAGCTCTACTCGGTTGTAGGCGCTGCAGGTGAGCTTTTCAGCATCCGCACAGGGCTTTACCAGCCGGTATCGCCCAACGCTATTCTGGACGATTTTATGATCTCGCTGCTGGTAGCCCAGAAAGGCTACCGGGTGGTGTACGAGCCCGAGGCTTACGCCAGCGAAACCTCGTCGGCCAACGTCAAAGAAGAGCTCAAACGCAAGATTCGCATTGCAGCGGGCGGCTTGCAGTCCATCGTTTGGCTTAAAAGCCTGCTGAACCCTTTGGTGCAGCCACTTTTATCTTTCCAGTACATCAGCCACCGGGTGCTGAGGTGGACCGTAGTTCCTTTTCTGATGATTTTGGCTTTGATCCTGAACGCTGTGATCGTGCTTCAGGGCCATGCATCGCTGGTTTACCAGGTGCTGCTGGCCACGCAGGTCGTTTTTTACACAGCAGCACTAACCGGCTGGCTGCTGGAACGCAGGGAGATCAAAGTCAAGGCGCTGTTCATCCCCTACTACTTCTGTATGATGAACTATGCCGTTATTCGTGGCATCTTCCGCTACCTGGCAGGCACCCAAAGCGCTGCCTGGGATAAAGCTATTCGTAAACACGATGGCCAGAATCATCCTTCAATAATTCAGTAA
- a CDS encoding fused response regulator/phosphatase, translated as MATGISKNILLVDDNPLFLKILCQAFTAAGFNCHAANSGAEALESLKTFRPDVILSDYEMPGMNGLEFRLNVLQTDALKEIPFLFLTAHEDEGIMYTGLNLQAIDYVLKTTPFDVIVAKLNNLLHTVSKQREITEKEIRKTVAALNIKTVPENPPQIKGFKVDFWHQSYQNIPGGDFIDFIDTDNYLFIVIGDLMGKKWKAWFYTFTYLSYIRAAIRFSVITANTSLANTLQQINAVIWQDEGLANILSSVSLVRIEKQTGRVIYSGAGDLPLLHYRADIQNLLHVKSTGMLLGVLPDGLYTEQEIVMAHTDQLFIFTDGLIDINSGGQQKTDYNYFANQMADYLHAGQAFNDIKNNLQQQAVVLTDDSSIICLQKI; from the coding sequence ATGGCAACTGGTATATCAAAAAATATTTTACTGGTTGACGACAACCCGCTGTTTTTAAAAATATTATGTCAAGCGTTTACCGCAGCCGGATTTAATTGCCATGCTGCAAATTCGGGTGCCGAGGCGCTGGAGAGTTTGAAAACGTTTAGACCCGATGTTATCTTATCAGACTACGAAATGCCAGGTATGAACGGGCTCGAATTTAGACTTAATGTTTTGCAGACTGATGCTTTAAAGGAAATACCCTTTTTGTTTTTAACCGCACACGAAGATGAAGGCATTATGTATACGGGCCTTAATTTGCAGGCTATTGATTATGTACTTAAAACCACGCCATTTGATGTTATTGTAGCCAAACTGAATAACCTGTTGCATACCGTAAGCAAGCAGCGCGAAATTACTGAGAAAGAAATACGAAAAACGGTTGCTGCGCTTAATATTAAAACCGTGCCGGAAAACCCACCGCAAATAAAGGGCTTTAAGGTAGACTTTTGGCATCAGAGCTATCAAAATATACCAGGTGGAGATTTTATAGATTTTATCGATACCGATAATTACCTTTTCATAGTAATAGGTGATTTAATGGGTAAAAAATGGAAGGCCTGGTTTTATACGTTTACTTATTTAAGCTATATCAGGGCTGCCATCAGGTTTAGTGTAATCACCGCGAATACTTCATTAGCTAATACTTTGCAGCAAATTAACGCCGTAATATGGCAGGACGAAGGCTTGGCCAACATTTTATCAAGTGTTTCACTGGTGCGTATCGAAAAACAGACCGGGAGGGTCATCTATTCAGGTGCTGGTGATTTGCCTTTACTGCATTACCGGGCAGACATACAAAACCTTTTGCATGTAAAATCTACAGGTATGCTGTTGGGTGTATTGCCCGACGGGCTTTATACCGAGCAGGAGATTGTGATGGCTCATACAGATCAACTTTTTATCTTTACTGACGGCCTGATTGACATCAACAGCGGCGGACAGCAGAAAACAGATTATAACTATTTTGCCAACCAAATGGCTGATTACTTGCATGCAGGGCAAGCTTTTAATGATATTAAAAACAATTTGCAGCAGCAAGCAGTCGTTTTAACCGACGATAGTAGTATTATCTGCCTTCAAAAAATCTGA
- a CDS encoding glycosyltransferase, whose amino-acid sequence MPVSTQFSAITLLVTHYNRSQSLQRLLQTFQNQGIAFGDIVVSDDGSKLEHINKLQQLSVQYKFRLVTTPQNKGLGNNINKGQDAVNTPYTLYVQEDFDPAAGYGTHLNDALGIMNERADVDMVRFYAYFKYPYLKPYRNGFSEMAFKIWYPGYRKFHVYSDHPHLRRTSFFEKFGRYAEGIKGDRTEFLMNLSFIKKQGKAMFYEDYKGLFDQINSNDEPSTMKRSDLRQSNNPAVVLGRALYRNVKHTWEVLF is encoded by the coding sequence GTGCCCGTATCAACGCAGTTTTCGGCTATTACATTATTAGTCACTCATTACAACCGCAGCCAGTCATTGCAAAGGCTCCTGCAAACATTTCAAAACCAGGGTATCGCGTTTGGTGATATTGTAGTGTCTGATGATGGCAGCAAGCTCGAGCATATTAACAAATTGCAGCAACTGTCTGTTCAATACAAATTTCGGTTGGTAACTACGCCCCAAAATAAAGGGTTAGGCAACAATATTAATAAGGGGCAGGACGCCGTAAATACGCCATATACCTTATATGTACAAGAGGATTTTGACCCCGCTGCTGGTTATGGTACTCATTTAAATGATGCACTTGGTATTATGAATGAGCGCGCTGATGTTGATATGGTGCGCTTTTATGCTTATTTCAAATACCCATATTTAAAGCCTTATCGTAACGGCTTTTCCGAAATGGCATTTAAGATATGGTATCCCGGATACCGCAAGTTTCATGTATACAGTGATCACCCGCATTTACGCCGTACATCTTTCTTTGAAAAATTTGGCCGCTATGCCGAAGGGATTAAAGGCGACCGTACGGAGTTTTTAATGAACCTTTCGTTCATCAAAAAGCAGGGTAAGGCAATGTTTTATGAAGATTATAAAGGCTTGTTTGATCAGATTAACTCGAACGACGAGCCCAGTACGATGAAACGCAGTGATTTACGGCAGAGCAATAACCCGGCTGTTGTATTAGGCCGGGCGCTGTACCGCAACGTTAAGCATACGTGGGAAGTACTTTTTTAA
- a CDS encoding beta-1,6-N-acetylglucosaminyltransferase: MKIAHLILAHNNPSQLESLVKRLIYKDDAVYIHLDKKTDFSQFARLASLPNVIFVKKRVKVTWGACNIVTATINGFKEIIASGVAYDYLNLLSGADYPLQPPAAFHQYLSAHQGKAFMSYAKMHSEWQEALPRVEQYHLNNFKFPGRYVAQKLVNRVMPKRNVPSGLVPVGRSQWFTIPVACVRHIVSYWQKNNRLRRFTTFTWAPDEFIFQTILYNSTHCKILVNNNLRYMDWPAGAASPKMLSMADHEHIINSEHFFARKFDFEKSPDLLNLLNQRLEQSANLN, encoded by the coding sequence ATGAAAATAGCACATTTGATACTGGCGCATAACAACCCCAGCCAACTCGAAAGCCTGGTAAAACGCCTGATTTATAAAGATGATGCTGTATATATTCACCTTGATAAAAAAACCGATTTCAGCCAGTTTGCCCGATTGGCCAGCCTGCCCAATGTTATTTTTGTTAAAAAGCGGGTAAAGGTTACCTGGGGAGCCTGCAATATCGTTACAGCTACCATTAATGGCTTTAAAGAAATAATAGCATCGGGAGTGGCTTATGATTACTTAAACCTGCTCAGCGGAGCCGATTATCCTTTACAGCCGCCAGCCGCTTTTCACCAATATTTATCTGCCCATCAGGGCAAAGCGTTTATGAGCTACGCCAAAATGCACAGCGAATGGCAGGAAGCCTTACCACGGGTTGAGCAATATCATTTAAACAATTTTAAATTTCCTGGGCGCTACGTTGCCCAAAAGCTGGTAAACCGGGTAATGCCAAAGCGCAATGTACCGAGCGGGTTAGTGCCTGTTGGTCGTTCGCAGTGGTTTACCATTCCAGTAGCTTGTGTAAGGCATATTGTAAGTTACTGGCAAAAAAACAATCGTTTAAGGCGGTTTACCACTTTTACCTGGGCACCCGATGAATTTATATTTCAAACCATCTTATACAACTCCACACATTGTAAAATACTGGTTAACAACAATCTTCGCTACATGGATTGGCCGGCGGGTGCAGCCAGCCCCAAAATGCTATCCATGGCCGACCATGAGCACATCATCAACTCAGAACACTTCTTTGCCCGCAAATTTGACTTCGAAAAATCGCCCGACCTGCTTAACCTGCTTAATCAACGGTTAGAACAATCTGCTAATTTAAATTGA
- a CDS encoding O-antigen ligase family protein, giving the protein MSEFQVIVNGSKPKASWGKRLAKLYFVDKLSAPAGIAILMVAAGIIGLGTAYNGTSFGILTLVAIGVFPLLHGIVSYPKFGIILQLIMAYFLFMLGRLGVPGPIGTLMDGLQALLLLGLAIRIKRNDNNWAYFKSPITKVLLIWLGYNLLEFGNPFAESRLAWVFTIRTVAIVLLGYFVHLYTIRSVSYIRTLLKLWLFMSLIAALYAYKQEYIGFSDVENAYLHSDPAIASLLFIAGHWRKFSTFSDPVSFSYNMVMPTILCICIIAGKFKPWKKVALMICAGLYMTSMLFSGTRGANVLLPAALLLFAILNYSKPVLVFTCVAAVFLVVLINIPTGNANIQRFQTAFRPNNDDSYILRKRNQKRIQPYILTHPMGGGLGSTGDWGKKFAPGSFLSSFPPDSGYIRVAVEEGSIGLFLFCLMMFVILKTGINNYYQMKDPELKTYCLAMTLIVFAYNIANFPQEALVQYPSNVFFYFEVALIEVTFRLDQAKQKEKLQLEKTPSLLPQVI; this is encoded by the coding sequence GTGAGCGAGTTCCAGGTCATCGTTAATGGTAGTAAACCCAAAGCCAGTTGGGGCAAGCGGCTTGCTAAGCTCTACTTTGTAGATAAGCTAAGTGCGCCAGCCGGTATTGCTATATTAATGGTGGCTGCCGGAATTATAGGCCTTGGAACGGCCTACAACGGAACATCATTCGGCATTTTAACGCTGGTTGCTATTGGTGTTTTTCCCTTACTGCATGGCATTGTCAGCTATCCTAAGTTTGGCATCATTTTGCAGCTCATTATGGCCTACTTCCTGTTCATGCTCGGAAGGCTTGGTGTACCTGGCCCAATAGGCACCTTAATGGATGGCTTGCAAGCCCTATTGTTGTTAGGGTTAGCCATCCGGATTAAGCGCAATGATAACAACTGGGCATATTTTAAAAGCCCTATTACTAAAGTATTGCTGATTTGGCTGGGCTATAACTTGCTCGAGTTTGGCAACCCCTTCGCCGAATCGCGTTTAGCCTGGGTTTTTACTATACGTACGGTGGCGATTGTACTGTTAGGTTATTTTGTTCACTTATACACTATACGCTCGGTAAGTTATATACGCACCCTGCTCAAGCTATGGCTGTTTATGAGCCTTATTGCGGCTTTGTACGCTTACAAGCAGGAATACATCGGCTTTTCGGACGTAGAGAATGCTTATTTGCATTCTGATCCGGCTATTGCATCTTTGCTTTTTATTGCCGGTCACTGGCGTAAATTCTCCACTTTTTCAGACCCGGTATCGTTTTCTTATAACATGGTGATGCCTACCATTTTGTGTATCTGCATCATTGCCGGTAAATTTAAACCCTGGAAAAAGGTAGCACTGATGATTTGTGCCGGGCTATACATGACATCGATGTTATTTTCGGGTACGCGCGGTGCCAACGTGCTTTTGCCCGCAGCGCTACTTTTATTTGCCATTTTAAACTACAGCAAACCTGTATTAGTTTTTACCTGTGTTGCTGCCGTATTTTTAGTAGTATTAATTAATATTCCTACCGGCAATGCCAATATTCAGCGTTTTCAAACCGCTTTCAGGCCAAATAATGACGACTCTTATATTCTGCGCAAGCGCAACCAGAAACGTATACAACCTTACATTTTAACCCATCCCATGGGTGGCGGCTTAGGCTCCACCGGCGACTGGGGCAAGAAATTTGCGCCGGGATCATTTCTATCCAGCTTTCCACCCGATAGCGGTTACATCAGGGTAGCGGTTGAGGAGGGCTCAATTGGTTTGTTCCTTTTTTGTCTCATGATGTTCGTCATCCTGAAAACAGGTATCAACAATTACTATCAGATGAAAGACCCTGAGCTTAAAACTTACTGCCTGGCCATGACGTTGATTGTATTTGCTTATAATATTGCTAACTTTCCGCAGGAAGCTTTGGTACAATACCCATCAAACGTGTTCTTTTATTTTGAAGTAGCGTTAATTGAAGTTACCTTCAGGTTAGACCAGGCTAAACAAAAAGAAAAACTGCAATTAGAAAAAACACCATCGCTTTTGCCACAAGTTATATGA
- a CDS encoding glycosyltransferase, whose amino-acid sequence MSIAFQVLIGYNLVLPLLLLAIYSIRHKRRVTTTAAPVQADYAIIVTAYEWATAIPEVVNSLLALNYSNYLIYVVADKCDVSGLHFDDERVIILRPEQTLAGNVRSHFYAINHFKRAHERLTIIDSDNLAHPEYLNELNKRFDQGFEAVQGVREAKNLDTTYACLDAARDIYYHFYDGQLLFGAGSSATLAGSGMAFTTKLYVDCLGGRDVSGAGFDKVLQAAILSQNKRIAFSGEAIVYDEKTTHSEQLVKQRARWINTWFKYFKYGFTLLLQSVKNFSLNQFLFGLVLLRPPLFIFLILSVLCMAVNVLVSWTAVALWATGFGLFVLGFYLSLVNSETDKRIYASLVNIPKFIYFQILSLLKARKANQYSVATRSTQQPTTAK is encoded by the coding sequence ATGTCGATAGCGTTTCAGGTGCTGATTGGGTATAACCTGGTGCTGCCCCTGCTGCTGTTAGCCATCTACAGCATACGACATAAACGGAGAGTTACCACGACTGCTGCACCTGTGCAGGCCGACTACGCCATCATTGTCACGGCCTACGAATGGGCAACGGCCATACCCGAGGTGGTAAACTCACTGCTGGCCCTTAACTACAGCAACTACCTGATTTATGTAGTGGCTGATAAATGCGACGTCAGCGGGCTTCACTTTGATGACGAGCGGGTCATCATTCTGCGCCCCGAGCAAACCCTGGCCGGCAACGTACGTTCGCACTTTTATGCCATTAACCACTTTAAGCGTGCACACGAGCGGCTTACCATCATCGACAGCGATAACCTGGCCCATCCTGAGTACCTGAACGAACTGAATAAACGCTTTGACCAAGGCTTTGAGGCGGTGCAAGGCGTTAGAGAAGCCAAGAATCTGGACACCACCTATGCCTGTTTAGATGCCGCCCGTGATATCTACTATCACTTTTATGATGGCCAGCTGCTTTTTGGAGCCGGTTCATCAGCTACCCTGGCAGGCTCGGGTATGGCTTTTACCACCAAGCTTTATGTAGATTGCCTGGGTGGTAGGGATGTAAGCGGGGCAGGTTTTGACAAAGTATTACAGGCGGCTATTTTAAGCCAAAACAAGCGCATTGCCTTTAGCGGCGAGGCCATTGTGTATGATGAAAAGACTACGCACTCTGAGCAATTGGTTAAACAGCGTGCCCGCTGGATTAACACCTGGTTCAAATATTTTAAATATGGTTTTACTTTGCTGCTACAGTCGGTAAAAAACTTCAGCTTAAACCAGTTTTTGTTCGGCCTGGTGCTGTTGCGGCCACCACTGTTTATCTTTTTGATACTCTCGGTGCTTTGTATGGCGGTTAATGTGCTGGTAAGCTGGACAGCAGTGGCGCTTTGGGCGACAGGCTTTGGCTTATTTGTATTGGGCTTTTACCTTTCGCTGGTCAACTCAGAAACTGATAAGCGCATTTATGCATCGCTGGTAAATATCCCAAAGTTTATCTACTTTCAGATACTTTCGCTGCTTAAGGCGCGCAAGGCCAACCAGTATTCGGTGGCTACACGCAGTACACAGCAGCCTACAACCGCTAAGTAA
- a CDS encoding STAS domain-containing protein: MNMLEIIKEQSGYIIAKVNITEANLNHSDQFKTELVSLLNKEQKNVWLSLEQVAYVDSSFLGALVAGLKHALGSGNDLMLLGLQKDVYDLLKLIRLDQVFKIYADEQTAKAALTQ, from the coding sequence ATGAACATGCTCGAAATCATTAAAGAACAATCCGGATACATTATAGCTAAAGTTAACATTACTGAAGCTAACCTCAACCATTCTGATCAGTTTAAAACCGAACTGGTATCATTATTGAACAAAGAACAAAAGAATGTATGGCTTAGCTTGGAACAGGTTGCCTATGTTGATAGCTCATTTTTAGGCGCATTAGTAGCAGGTTTAAAACATGCTTTGGGTTCCGGAAACGACCTGATGTTGTTAGGTTTGCAAAAAGATGTTTACGATTTGCTTAAACTGATCAGATTAGACCAGGTTTTTAAAATATATGCCGATGAGCAAACTGCAAAAGCTGCTTTAACTCAATAG